Proteins encoded together in one Bactrocera neohumeralis isolate Rockhampton chromosome 4, APGP_CSIRO_Bneo_wtdbg2-racon-allhic-juicebox.fasta_v2, whole genome shotgun sequence window:
- the LOC126757440 gene encoding 26S proteasome non-ATPase regulatory subunit 7, with amino-acid sequence MPSLEVNVNKVIVHPLVLLSVVDHFNRMGKIGNQRRVVGVLLGCWRSKGILDVSNSFAVPFDEDDKDKSVWFLDHDYLENMYGMFKKVNARERVVGWYHTGPKLHQNDIAINELIRRYCPNSVLVIIDAKPKDLGLPTEAYIAIEEVHDDGSPTSKTFEHVPSEIGAEEAEEVGVEHLLRDIKDTTVGSLSQKITNQLMGLKGLNAQLHDIKNYLQRVGDGKMPINHQIVYQLQDIFNLLPDITSEQFTETMYVKTNDQMLVVYLASMVRSIIALHNLINNKLTNRDAEEGKKADKEAEKEKEKNKDKDKEKDGKDVKDKDKKADDKSAKSTEDSGKGGKK; translated from the exons atgccatCACTGGAGGTAAATGTAAACAAGGTGATTGTGCACCCACTGGTGTTGCTGTCTGTGGTGGATCACTTCAACCGTATGGGCAAAATCGGAAACCAGAGACGTGTTGTCGGTGTGTTACTGGGTTGTTGGCGTTCAAAAGGAATTCTTGATGTCTCCAACAGTTTTGCTG TTCCTTTCGATGAGGATGACAAAGACAAGTCGGTGTGGTTCTTAGATCATgattatttggaaaatatgtatgGCATGTTCAAGAAAGTAAATGCACGCGAGCGTGTTGTCGGCTGGTATCACACCGGTCCTAAACTACATCAAAATGATATTGCCATAAACGAGTTAATACGTCGCTATTGCCCCAACTCAGTGCTGGTGATAATTGATGCGAAACCCAAAGATTTAGGTTTACCAACTGAAGCTTACATCGCAATAGAAGAGGTGCATGATGATGGTTCACCGACGAGCAAAACCTTCGAACATGTGCCCAGCGAAATTGGCGCTGAAGAAGCCGAGGAAGTGGGCGTTGAACATTTACTACGCGATATCAAGGACACCACAGTCGGCAGCCTCTCACAAAAAATTACCAACCAATTAATGGGTTTGAAAGGCTTAAACGCACAATTGCATGACATCAAAAACTATTTGCAACGTGTTGGTGATGGCAAAATGCCCATCAATCATCAAATTGTATACCAGCTGCAGGATATCTTCAACTTATTACCCGACATAACGAGTGAACAATTTACCGAAACCATGTATGTTAAAACGAACGATCAAATGCTGGTCGTCTATTTGGCGTCTATGGTGCGCTCCATCATTGCATTGCACAATCTCATCAATAACAAATTGACGAATCGTGATGCGGAGGAAGGTAAAAAGGCCGACAAGGAAGCGGAAAAGGAGAAAGAGAAGAATAAGGATAAAGATAAGGAGAAGGATGGCAAAGATGTAAAGGACAAGGATAAAAAAGCCGATGATAAATCTGCTAAAAGCACAGAAGACAGTGGTAAGGGTGGCAAGAAATAG